The window AACCGATGATCACATACCATCTTGACACGGCTCCAATAAAGATCCACTTTCTTTTACTCAGAATCCCCAATCAAACCTCAACCCGAGATTTCGATGGCCTTGACCTCGGGCTTCTTCTCTTCGACCTTTGGGACGGTAACGGTGAGCACGCCATTCTCCATGGAGGCCTTGACCTGATCCATCCTCGCATTCTCAGGGAGCCTGAACCTCCTCAAGAACTTGCCGGAGCTCCGCTCCACACGGTGCCAAGTATCGTTCTTGTCCTCCTTCTCGACATTCCTCTCACCGCTGATCTGGAGAACCCGATCATCCTCGACCTCGACCTTCACCTCCTCCTTCTTCAGCCCTGGCAGGTCCGCCTTGAACACGTGCGCCTCCGGGGTCTCCCTCCAGTCTATCCTCGTGTTCACGAACGCCCCAGAAATTAGTCGAGAGGGAGGTGGAGTTGGGGAAAGGGAAGTCCTTAAAGGGGTCCCAGAGTTCGAGGGAGAAGGGGTCGAAGACGTTGCTCCTTCGCCCACCGAACCAGCTCGGAATCAGCGACATTGTTGTCTGCTTGAACAGGGAACTTGAAGACTTCAGCTCTCCGTTGGTTGGCTCTGAATCGCTGAGGAAAACTGCCGTCTGATCGATGATGCTGTATTAAACCCCATTTCTCATTGCTTCCATCATTTTATGCGCTCACCTTTTAAGTATTAACAGTGTCTTTTACATGTgacaaaaatttatataattctcAAGAAATATCAAAGCAcagtttatattattattaaacgGACTATGCGGGAGAAATCGTTAAATAAATGCTACTTTTCATCTACTTGTTGacataatatatgaatatagatatatattagcGTTATCAAAATCTTTCAATTAGAGTACGTACATTTTACATGCAAAAGGATTAcatttttccccctttttgtaGAACAAAAGGGATACATTTACTAGTAAAGGTAGTAAAATACAAATACAAGTTCAAAAGAAAATGTgaatatcattattttttggtgTACACCAAATCTTCAGAAATGCATGATCGACAtgccttaaaaaaaaaagtagagtCAAAGATACGGCGGAAATGAGACACGGAAATAAGAGATTAATAATGGAGTGAATAAAAGGATGTGAGAACGGTGTTTACTTATCCTTGagttttaatattaaaatacttAATCTAAtggcttttattattttgataatagGTGGAAAAGGTAACTTGagaaaattgaaagggaaaaaTCAAATGAAGTCTTCTGGCTTTGTATAATAGAGATAAGCATTGCaatcattaatgaaataaaacatataattAATCTCAATCATTTAATGATGTAAAATGTGATTGGACCATATAATGACCGCAGCATAGAATTTTCTACACATTGCAGGTGagtttttttcaattataaaggaGTTTTATGACATAgtataaaattagaaatagtaaaattatataaaagttTATCAATGTACTCCGTCACGTCTATGTTATCATTAACCGTTTTGTCCTACCtgataaattttcaatccCTAATTATATCTTTCATAACTTTTAAGCAAGTTCTTCATCCTATAGTAAGcttattttttccttatttacaCGCCGCCGCCTGAGATTCGTATTGAAATATTCAGAATCATAGAAGGAAATGCCATTGGAAAATAGTGGTGCTGATGAATGAACAATGTCAGATTGGTGTACGAAGTAACCATGTAATACCATCACAATGGTAGCTCATCACGGCGTAGCAAACCACAAGTATGAATTGTCCCTTCACTACATCGAAAATCGATTATAGCTATATGCAAATTACGTTAATTATCACCCATTCATGGATTTTGTACTAACAGAATTCTTTACTCCCTCCAAAGTAAACTAGCAGAAGCCGCAAACAAGGAGCTCGAATCCGAAATTCATTTCCGAATAAAGAGTGCGATTGATTTGCTCTAATTATTAGCATGTGATCGTCTATAGCACCAAGTAGATGCGAGGGAAACATTAGCGCAATGCTTGCAATCGATGAACTTAAGAAATCCTCGACGCCCAAAGTATTATCCTTTGAGCTGAACTTTCCATAAATGCAAGAGGAAGAGCCGGCTGACGTGACTGCTCATCTTGCGGACTTGGAGCTAATACTCACACGTTCTTCCTTGATTTTCGCTACTTTACGTACAAATTACAATGGCCCGACAATGCAAACATTGCTCTCCGCTGCTGTAGAAACTTGGCTGGGCTCATCCTATCGATTCCGATGCTATGTTTAACAAGGGATACAAATATTTGGCGGATTCTCATGGCTAAATCATAACCTAGAGCAGATATACGGGTCAAAATCTGAGTTAAAAAGTTTTCATATGGAAACAATTTCTAAAACAGAGCCACCCACCGCAAAATGCATCTTCGCGATTTGCCATAATGCAAGCACAACAGATCGGTCAGCAGGCATTTGATTGATTCAGTTAGTTACCTATCAGAACTATTGTCCTTAATCTCTCTGCATCATCATGGcaatcctttttcttttgatcagtGAGCAATGTTCCAATTCTTGAAATGGGCAccattatttgaaaatatgagGGGCGAACCAACCAGATGATCACCTCAGCCGGCATTCGGTTGAGTCGGTTAACTACCTTCCGGGTCCATCCATCATTCTTGCGTTCTTTCTAATTTCCTTCGTCTAAACAGGTAATCCTTTTCTATTACTTCTCCTTTTATCCGGATGGGTCAGCGATGCTCCATCAGTTAGAATAGGCACAATTGGACAATATTGGAGAGCATGCCAGGCAAAACCGAGCAGAATGGCTTCTTCATAGATCACATTGAAAGATTACAACTCGCACGATGATTTGCAATTTAACTTATATAACgatgatttatatatacataacgCCAAGGACCACTAATTACATCATACACTGAACAGGACCGATGATCGTACACCATCTTGACATAGCTCCAATGAAGATCTACTTTCTTTTACTCAGAATCCCCAATCAAACCTCAACCCGAGATCTCAATGGCCTTAACCTCTGGCTTCTTCTCTTCGACCTTGGGGACAGTGACGGTGAGCACCCCATTCTCCATGGAGGCCTTGACCTGATCCATCCTCGCATTCTCAGGGAGCCTGAACCTCCTCAAGAACTTGCCGGAGCTCCGCTCCACACGGTGCCAGGTATCGTTCTTGTCCTCCTTCTCGACATTCCTCTCACCGCTGATCTGGAGAACCCGATCATCCTCGACCTGGACCTTCACCTCCTCCTTCTTCAGCCCCGGCAGGTCCGCCTTGAACACGTGCGCCTCCGGCGTCTCCTTCCAGTCGATTCTCGTGTTCACGAATGCCGAGTTCTCCCGGAAATTAGTCGAGAGGGAGTTGTAGCTGGGGAAAGGGAAGTCCTTGAAGGGGTCCCAGAGGTCGAGGGAGAAGGGGTCGAACACATCGCTCCTTCGCCCACCGAACCAGCTCGGAATCAGCGACCTTTTCCCTCAATCGCAACGGAGACCTTGAAGGGTTGAATTCGCGAAAGGCAAGAAGCTCTTGAGTCGCTCTGAATCGCTTTGACATGCAATGGCAGATCACTCGGTTAATTGAGCTTGGAGAAGGACGGACGCGGACGGGCTAATTATAAAGACAAGGACGAGAGTTCTGGTCGTTTCCCGACAGCCGATGGTTGTCGGAGTTTGGAATTCGAGGAACACTTGTCGAACTCTCGCGTAGTTTCCAGAATGTTATAGCCCAATTGGAGTGAAGGCTTGGCCCATGGGCTCAAATCTCGGCCCTCTGAGAGGTTCGCCCGcttcccctcttttttttcttttcccccgAACATGAGGCTACTgcttgcttctttttttttttttttgcctttttcgaTTACAGACAAAGCAAGTCCAGGAGGGGACATGTAGGAGAGGGAAAATATAAGTAGCATGAGAAGCCCATTAGAGAGAATTTGAACCTAAGAGATTTATTAGTTTCAGATGATGCTGCATTGAACCTCATTTCTCATTGCTTGTATCATTTTGTGCGCTTACCTTTTAAGTACTAACAGTGTCTTTTACATGTGAcacaaatttatataattctcAAGAAGTATCAAAGCCcagtttatattattattattaaacgGACTATGTGTGAGAAATCGTTAAATAAATGctacttttcatctattttttgACATAATATATGATGATAGACATATATTAGTGTTATAAAAATCTTTCACTTAGAATACGTACATTTACATGCAAAAggattacatttttttttctctttttgtagAACAAAAGGGGTACATTTACTAGTAAAGGTAGTAAAATgcaaatataatttcaaaagaaaatgtgaatatcattattttttggtgTACACCAAATCTTCAGAAATGCATATTCGACatgctttaaaaattaaaaataaaaaagtagcGTCAAAGATACGGCGGAAATGAGACGGAAATAAGAGATTAATAATGGAGTGAATAAAAGGATGTGAGAACGGTGTTTACTTATCCTTGagttttaatattaaaatacttCATGTAAtggcttttattattttgataaaaggTGGAAAAGGTAACTTGagaaaattgaaagggaaaaaTCAAATGAAGTCTTCTGGCTTTGTATGATAGAGATAAGCATTGCAGTCATCAATGAATAAAATCATATAGAATTTCCTACACATTACATGTGAGTTTTTTCCGGTTATGAAGGAATTTTGTGgcataatataaaaatagaaatagtaaaattatataaaatgagTCTCCCTGACAAGAATCAAACTTGAGATCTTATGGACCCAGACAGCAACTTGTGCTTTTATAGCAAATCTTCTTCCTCGTTGTATGTGAATTTTTATTAAGGGGTACTAATTAATGACTTTTAGTGAAAAACGAGGTGCAGAACAGTGTCAGATGTCATGTCGCTGATAATCAATAGTTTTCAAGTTTGATTCACATAGTGAGACTGGCTAATCGTGTTTGATTCTCAGTTTCCCTATATTAGCTCTACAGAACTCCTCGTatcccccaaaaaaaataaataatatatatatatatatattttgactGAATAACACGAGAAATCTTGAGTCTCGATGTCAACCTTTTCATTTATCTTTCTACTGTAATATAAGGTTAGTCATATAAAGAGTTTCAACGTGGAAGTGTCCTTATTCAAAATTCCATTACCATAATAATTATACGAACTTATCTAATTATTACATATGAAATTGCATTCTAGGTATAAAACTACTACCTCACAAGTCGCAAACATGAAACGATTTCTGAATTACAAAGAGTTGTCCCATTCAACCACTGAAAAGCATCCCCTGATAAGAATCCTCAGTTCATTCAAAAGGAaccaaaattgaaaaggaactcaaacaaacaaaactaaaataaaataaaattcggCTTGGCGGGGGGGACTTCAAGGAAATTTGGTTCTGGTAGTTACCGTCGTGGACGGATTAAATTGGTTTAGAAAAAGTATTTAGGggattataattaatttttgcacCAACATTTTGGTTTGGTCGAACTTTGGAATGGATAAGGAATACAATATAAACTCCTTTTTGTTCAATATTATCTTCCCTAAATTTATTGTGTGGCTCGTGGCTCATTCAATTTACACGCAATTGCAGTCATAAGAAATTCCACGAGGGATTTGCGGTCGAATGTCAAACAACTGTGGTATGACAATTCAATTTGAACAGGAGTTAATGAACAGATAGCATCTCAAGTGATCAAACCGTGTTAATAGCACTACACTGGTAGATCAAAAACCTACTATAGCTATGCCTAAAATGACAACCCTtctttgttttccatttgcaaCCAGAAACAATTAGGAAGATCAATCTTTTAACACCATCAGGAGCTCATAACTATTGGCATAACGCTGCGCAGTA of the Punica granatum isolate Tunisia-2019 chromosome 6, ASM765513v2, whole genome shotgun sequence genome contains:
- the LOC116212226 gene encoding 17.3 kDa class I heat shock protein-like, with the translated sequence MSPPGLALSVIEKGKRSLIPSWFGGRRSDVFDPFSLDLWDPFKDFPFPSYNSLSTNFRENSAFVNTRIDWKETPEAHVFKADLPGLKKEEVKVQVEDDRVLQISGERNVEKEDKNDTWHRVERSSGKFLRRFRLPENARMDQVKASMENGVLTVTVPKVEEKKPEVKAIEISG